Below is a genomic region from Cydia strobilella chromosome 24, ilCydStro3.1, whole genome shotgun sequence.
ttcatcaacaaatccagcatttccatttaaaaaagtgacatttgatgaagtgcagctgctgatgatgatcagaaatatcagaatggaactctttaacgacgcatagttcacgtttggcgatttgtcctcttcgttatgattggtaagcaagttaggttttcaagacacatttttgtcaagctcgagttctgatgatgggatccatgaggaatcgagggaactcttcaaatgagaaaggcatacatatagtgatttttgtattttcattaacaaatccagcttttacataaaaaagtgacatttgatgaagtggaactgctgatgatgatcagaatggaactcttcaacgacacatagttcacgtttggcgatttattctcttcgttatggacccaaccccaaacttggacctggacttttttttgaactgcgatcctcacagaaccgaactgctatcagaaaagtgggttaggttaggttagaactgtgacccttacagaaacgaaatgctatcagaacattgggttaggttaggttagaactatgacccttatagaaacgaaatgctactagaaacgtgggtggttttacctcattttagttaggcaaaagatgctgtctttttcatttcattgtctggagtgcaccatcaacaataagtaacctttcaacggcatcccccattgaagtcggttttttttttcttaaaaattattttgtttatagtgtcatataataaataaccgagtcaAGTTGGAATAAAAGTCCTaggtagaggttactttgggaattaattctatcgagcgaagtgtcataattcgtgtatcggaagcaaatcggaagcttataaattaaagataatcaagaactacatatatcctttccacgtctacgaatatcgacgtctcttagaaaaatatgatcatataaggagatttttcgccttctggctcagggaaccgccgaATACTATACATctaggcactcatttctgccaaATAGTTtggccaatagtccgaggctgaaaaaagcctttcacccgagtaaattaaaacactacttttcatttcgaatatgaggaaagtaaaatacatgttttttagggttccgtacccaaagggtaaaaacgggaccctattactaagactccactgtccgtctggccgtcagtccgtctgtctgtcaccaggctgtatctcatgaaccgtgatagctagacagttgaagttttcacagatgatgtatttctgttgccgctataacaacaaatactaaaaattacggaaccctcggtgcgcgagtccgagtcgcacttggccggttttttgtgggTTAGGATTGAGTTTGGAGATGCTTACATTAATTATCTACATATGGTAGTGGGTTAGGCCTGACGTGCCGTGCTGTGGTCGGCTGTTGTAAAGTTGTTCTGTCGTTTGTGTAGTGTAATACGTATAGGTAAAAACTTAGCTATAGCCCCTTTTGCTTGTGTGAGTAATGTGTATAGATAGACGTTCCATCCATATTAGAAAGGTTATAAAAAAGGTACTGTCCATTATGGGATAGTTGGAGAAAAAATCGTGCCTCTGATTTGACAGCTGAAGTAAACGATGTTGTATGgcctcgtacagtcgccatcagatatatcggagcggccaaggagctcacaaatatcagaACACGCccttattgtcaaggcgttagagtgcgtgttcagataattttgagtttggccgctccgatatatctgatggcgactgtacaataaataTGCGATAGTTCTGGTTatgaaaagttgacgtttgacaattcaattattctatatcccggtcaatataagtctagtgaaactaaccgtgaatcattcaaaactccaatTATTACAAAACATACAGTGAAGACCCCAATAGCGCCATCCATCTAATTCTGGTGTCAAACTCGGCCGCATTTTTTCTATAACTTTACATCACTTTCATTTATACTAATTCAATATTATCAATCGTTTTGAGACATGACTCACATGGCactcaaaataataaaacaagatTAAAAGTTATCtattaactttaattcaataattaataaattaaacataaatcCAATACCCAAGCTTTTGTCACTCGTCGTTAGAAGACTGACTTTTCGAGTGGACCATTTTATGATTATCTAATGTATATTTTTCTGTGAATTGCTTTCCACAGATATCGCAACAGAACCGTTTCTCCCCTGTATGAAGTTGCTTATGCCTATTTAGGTGAGTTTTGCGACCGAATgatttattacatatatcaCATGTGAAAGGTTTCTTGCCGGTATGAATTAGTTCATGTTTACTTACACTGGAATAATCTTTGAATTTCTTGTCACATGTTCTGCAAGCGTACGGCGTCTCTCCTGTGTGAATTCTTGTGTGTCTTTTAAGGCTAGATTGCTCGTTAAACCGTTTTGTACATACTTTACAACCATATGGTTTCTCACCAGTGTGTGTACGTACATGCGCCATAAAGTTGCATTTTAGAGAAAATCCCTTGCCGCACATCTCACAGAAGTAAGTTTTCTCCCCATGGATACGCTTATGAATATGTAGAGCTGAACTTTGTGTGAAAGTTTTGTTGCATATCTCACAGTTGTAAGGTTTTTCACCAGTGTGGATTCTCTTATGTACAATTAAAGATGATTTTTGTGAAAACCGCTTCTCACAGACATCGCAGCTGTAAGGCTGGTCTCCTGTGTGAATACGACTGTGGTCGATCAAGTGGTGTTTATGTTTAAACTGCTTTTTGCAGACTTCACATATGAAAGACTTTGCTTCGTTGTGAATCTTCATGTGACCGATTAAATATTTCTTCTTTGTGAACTGTTTCCAGCATGTACCGCACTTGTAGTCTTGGTCGGCGTGGACGGTCGCGGTGTGAACAGGCGCGTGCGCGTGCACCAC
It encodes:
- the LOC134752264 gene encoding zinc finger protein OZF-like codes for the protein MEALQSCRCCLRRSPDRDMNMPYLHLNKTEIYSVMLAECFDIHLMGSKTDIGICEICVGRLRDASDFKLQVQRCQEGLQQLQGEWIVKDESKVKQEISDDDVTDDFEPEDSGVESNVSKPILKWIQPQTIKVECAPILEPAPHASQQCPAPATSHREPARAKSVVHAHAPVHTATVHADQDYKCGTCWKQFTKKKYLIGHMKIHNEAKSFICEVCKKQFKHKHHLIDHSRIHTGDQPYSCDVCEKRFSQKSSLIVHKRIHTGEKPYNCEICNKTFTQSSALHIHKRIHGEKTYFCEMCGKGFSLKCNFMAHVRTHTGEKPYGCKVCTKRFNEQSSLKRHTRIHTGETPYACRTCDKKFKDYSSVSKHELIHTGKKPFTCDICNKSFGRKTHLNRHKQLHTGEKRFCCDICGKQFTEKYTLDNHKMVHSKSQSSNDE